From the genome of Bradyrhizobium elkanii USDA 76, one region includes:
- a CDS encoding sigma-70 family RNA polymerase sigma factor produces the protein MSATQAASDDVLIARIAQGDRLAMQVLYGRHHVRVYRFGLRLVRDEQVAEDLISEVFLDVWRQAGKFEGRSAVSTWLLAITRFKALSSLRRRKDAELDDEAANAIEDTSDDPETVVQKKDTGDTLRRCLTGLSAEHREIVDLVYYHEKSVEDVAEIVGIPENTVKTRLFYARKKLAELLKAAGVERGWP, from the coding sequence TTGAGCGCGACACAGGCGGCTTCAGACGACGTTCTGATCGCTCGGATCGCTCAAGGCGACCGGCTTGCCATGCAGGTGCTGTACGGGCGGCACCATGTCAGGGTGTACCGCTTCGGGCTTCGGCTCGTGCGGGACGAACAGGTGGCGGAAGATCTTATCAGCGAGGTCTTCCTGGACGTGTGGCGTCAGGCGGGCAAGTTTGAGGGACGATCCGCCGTTTCGACCTGGCTTCTGGCGATTACCCGGTTCAAGGCGTTGTCTTCGCTGCGGCGGAGGAAGGACGCTGAATTGGACGATGAGGCCGCTAACGCGATCGAGGACACGTCCGACGATCCGGAAACGGTAGTGCAGAAGAAGGACACCGGTGACACGCTGCGTAGGTGCCTGACGGGACTATCGGCGGAACATCGGGAAATTGTCGATCTTGTCTACTATCACGAGAAATCCGTGGAAGATGTCGCTGAGATCGTGGGGATTCCGGAGAATACCGTGAAGACGCGCCTGTTCTATGCGCGCAAGAAACTTGCCGAGTTGCTGAAGGCAGCCGGTGTCGAGCGAGGTTGGCCATGA